One Rickettsia canadensis str. McKiel genomic window, AAAGGAGACAATAATTTATCTATTACTAAAAATAATATTACTTTTAGTAATTTGACTCAAGAATTAAGACAAAAATATACTATCCCTCAGGATAAAACGGGAGTAGTTATAACCAATATTAATGAAGAAGAAAACAGTTTCAAAATTGGTGATCTGATAACCAATGTTAATCAAGAAAACATAGAGGATATAAGTAAGCTAGAACAATTATATGAAAATGCTAAAAAATCGAATAAGCAAAATATTTTACTCTTGATTGAAAGAGGCGATCGTTATATGTTTGTACCGCTGCAGGTGATGTGATTAACTGTCATATACAGTGGTCAAGCCACGGATGACACCGGAGTGTTTTTCAATAGGCATACCATAATAATCGTTAAAAATAACATTAAAAGTTATGAATGAAAAAATAGCAATTTTAAGTACATATAGTTTTGTTAATATAGAAGAACCAGCGAATTTAATACCAAAGCTTTTGCTTATCGCTAAAAGAAAATATGTTAGAGGTACTATTTTATTATCAAAAGAAGGTTTTAACGGTTCTTTTTCAGGTTCATATGAAAATGTAAATCTTGTACTTGAAGAATTGATAAAGCTAACCGTTCCCAAAGATGTTAACGTTAAAATAAATTATAGTGATCTTCATCCTTTTCAGAAATTAAAAGTCAGACTTAAGAAAGAGATTGTAGCGATGAATGTCGATGATTTAAATGTTGATTTATTTAAGGGCGAATATATAGAGTCGAAAGATTGGGATAGTTTTATTACAAAACAAGATGTTATAGTAATAGATACTCGAAATGATTATGAAGTAGAGATCGGTACATTTAAATCGGCAATTAACCCATATACGAAAACATTTAAGCAGTTTCCGGCTTGGGTTCACCAGAATGAGAAATTACTTAAAGGCAAGAAGATTGCTATGTTTTGTACCGGCGGTATTAGATGTGAAAAATCCACTAGCTTACTTAAAAGTATAGGCTATGATGATGTATATCATTTAAAGGGTGGTATATTGCAGTACTTAGAAGATACGCAAAATAAGAATAATTTATGGCAAGGCGAGTGCTTTGTTTTTGATGATAGAAGAGCAGTGGAAGATGATTTATCACCTTCTGAACGGCATACTCGTCTACCTTCCACCTAATTTTTTATTATGTTCAATAGCATGACTAAAACAAAACAGGAAATTTATAATAAGCGTCCTATTTCACCGCATTTAAGCATATATAAAATGCAGATAAGTTCTACGTTGTCAATTTTGCATCGTATAACTGGTGTAGCTTTATTTTTTGCAGTATCAATTTTAGCGTGGTGGTTGATTCTTAGTAAATATGACAATAATTATTTGTATCTTGCTAGTTGCTATATTATAAAAATATGCTTAGTAGCCGTTAGCTACGCTTGGTTTTATCATTTATGTAATGGTATTCGTTATTTATTTTGGGCTATCGGTTATTGCTTTTCTATAAAAGCAGTTAATATCACGGGTTGGTGTGTGGTTATATGTTCTACATTATTAACTATATTGTTATGGGTTTAAGCTATATGTTGTTGTAGGAATTATGAAAACTCCTTTACCTGAATGCTCTCTTAAAATTAGGGCAAGGCTCAATTTTATAGTGCAGCAAATTCTAGATATTTCATAAGATATAAAATCACCATGATTATCTTATATGGATCATATGCTAGAGGCAATTGGGTACGTGATTGAGTTAATAGTTATCATAGTGATCTCGATATTTTAATAATACTAAGAAAAGGTAAGTATAAGGTATATGCTAATTTAAGATTCGAAGATAATATCTCTGATGATTCAGAAATATCCATAATTCTTGAATCAATATAGGAAGTAAATACTCAGCTTGAGAAAGGGTGTTATTTCTTATCAAACAAGAAATATTGCTGTTATATGATCGTGGTGAATTTATTTTAAGCGAAGCTAAAGATTTACCTTGGAGTGAGGAAATTGCTAAAGATTGTTATGAAAAGTAGTTTAAAAGTGGATGTAGGTTTTTGATTGATGACAAATATCAATTTGAAAGTGGTAAGTTAAACAAAAGTGCTTTTTATCTTCATCAAGCTATGGAAAGTTTTTATAGTAGTATTTTATTAGTTTTTTCAAATTATAACCCTAAGCTGTATGAGATCAAAAAGTTAGGTAGTAGAGTAAAAATTATAATAGTGAGCTATTGCAAGTGTTTTCTATAGCAGCGGCAGAGCAAAAAGAATGTTTTAAATTACTTTGGAAAGCTTACGTCGATGTAAGATATAATAAAAACTATAAACTTGACCAAAGAACAGCTTTTATATTTAATGGCAAGAGTTAAAAAGCTAAAACAAATAACAGAAAAATGTGTTTAGAGAAAATTAATGGTATATGATTTTAAAGTGGAAATTGTAAAAGCAAAGGCCAGCGGTTCTGCTAAAAGCGGTTCTCATCATTGGTTATTACAAAGGGTTACAGCGATTATATTAGCTTTATGTTCTATATGGTTAATATATTTTACCTTAACTAATAAAAGTAGTGATTTAAGTATCATTATGTGGGAGCTTAAAAAACCTTTTAATGTAGTAGCATTATTAATTACGGTCATTATTTCTTTATATCATGCTATGATCGGTGTGCAGATAGTAATAGAAGATTATATAAGATGCAATAAATTACTTAATACATTAATTATAGTAGTAAAATTATTCTGCTTAGTTACTATTGCAGCTTTTGTGACAGCTATGTTTTATAAGGGGTGATTTAGTTATGTTCAGTGTCATCTCACACCTTGATCGTGGTATCAAGAAAAAATCACTAATAAGTAGTGTTATTATTAACTGGACCCCATGGTCACAAGCCACCGGGGGTAACAATTGAGAAACCTTACGTCACAATACTTTCTCGCAAGGACTGTTGATACAAATATTTCAAAATACAAGATCAAACATTAAAAGTAATGACTAAAGCATATAATATTATTCATCATAAATTTGACGTTGTTGTTGTAGGGGCAGGCGGAGCAGGTCTTCGTTCTGCTTTTGGTATGGCTAAAGAAGGTCTAAATACTGC contains:
- the sdhD gene encoding succinate dehydrogenase, hydrophobic membrane anchor protein, whose product is MVYDFKVEIVKAKASGSAKSGSHHWLLQRVTAIILALCSIWLIYFTLTNKSSDLSIIMWELKKPFNVVALLITVIISLYHAMIGVQIVIEDYIRCNKLLNTLIIVVKLFCLVTIAAFVTAMFYKG
- the sdhC gene encoding succinate dehydrogenase, cytochrome b556 subunit; this translates as MTKTKQEIYNKRPISPHLSIYKMQISSTLSILHRITGVALFFAVSILAWWLILSKYDNNYLYLASCYIIKICLVAVSYAWFYHLCNGIRYLFWAIGYCFSIKAVNITGWCVVICSTLLTILLWV
- a CDS encoding rhodanese domain-containing protein, which produces MNEKIAILSTYSFVNIEEPANLIPKLLLIAKRKYVRGTILLSKEGFNGSFSGSYENVNLVLEELIKLTVPKDVNVKINYSDLHPFQKLKVRLKKEIVAMNVDDLNVDLFKGEYIESKDWDSFITKQDVIVIDTRNDYEVEIGTFKSAINPYTKTFKQFPAWVHQNEKLLKGKKIAMFCTGGIRCEKSTSLLKSIGYDDVYHLKGGILQYLEDTQNKNNLWQGECFVFDDRRAVEDDLSPSERHTRLPST